In Pseudonocardia sp. EC080619-01, the following proteins share a genomic window:
- a CDS encoding DMT family transporter has translation MLGAVVLWSTNAYAAGVAQAHMQVEWLLLVQYGSAAVVFLAVRLIAHRGSPRQTAGGRGASGAGPWALVVGVVGLTGTIFLQYTAFALAPIVAANVLAYGWPVLAALAVLIVRRDRSAVRGAGLAVVGFAGVALIFISPGAADAGDNAAAFGTSPTWGYVAALGSAVCMTAYTLGSGRVSVPVADLLLPATIVGVIGAAMLVAISGAPSPPLVGMAAATYIGLGPMAAGYGLWTVAMSHGGVRTLSPLGYATPLLSTTLLIVTGASATTATLLGIGLILTSSTGVLLTQHRRSPTEVDRQPRSGASGRGALNGHRGGLLREL, from the coding sequence GTGCTGGGCGCGGTGGTGTTGTGGTCGACCAATGCCTACGCCGCCGGGGTAGCACAGGCTCACATGCAGGTGGAATGGCTGCTGTTGGTCCAGTACGGCAGCGCCGCCGTCGTGTTCCTGGCCGTTCGGCTCATTGCCCACCGGGGCTCTCCTCGTCAGACCGCAGGAGGGCGAGGCGCGTCCGGTGCGGGTCCGTGGGCGCTGGTGGTCGGCGTGGTCGGGCTGACGGGGACGATCTTTCTGCAGTACACGGCGTTCGCGCTGGCCCCGATCGTCGCGGCGAACGTGCTGGCCTACGGCTGGCCGGTGCTGGCCGCGCTCGCCGTTCTGATCGTGCGCCGCGACCGGTCGGCAGTGCGCGGTGCTGGCTTGGCCGTGGTCGGGTTCGCCGGGGTCGCCCTGATCTTCATCTCCCCCGGTGCGGCCGACGCCGGCGACAACGCTGCCGCATTCGGGACCTCACCGACGTGGGGGTACGTGGCCGCGCTGGGTTCGGCGGTGTGCATGACCGCCTACACTCTCGGCTCCGGACGCGTGAGCGTCCCGGTCGCCGACTTGCTGCTGCCCGCCACAATCGTCGGCGTGATCGGCGCCGCGATGCTCGTAGCGATCAGCGGCGCCCCCTCGCCGCCGCTGGTGGGGATGGCCGCGGCCACGTACATCGGGCTCGGCCCCATGGCCGCCGGCTACGGGCTGTGGACGGTTGCGATGTCGCATGGCGGCGTCCGAACCCTCAGCCCGCTCGGCTACGCGACACCCCTGCTGTCCACGACACTCCTGATAGTCACCGGGGCATCTGCCACCACAGCGACGCTGCTCGGAATCGGCCTCATCCTCACCAGCAGCACCGGCGTTCTCCTCACCCAGCACCGCCGCAGTCCAACGGAAGTCGACCGGCAGCCCCGATCGGGAGCGTCCGGTAGGGGGGCCCTCAACGGACACCGAGGAGGTTTGCTCCGAGAACTGTGA
- a CDS encoding TIGR03618 family F420-dependent PPOX class oxidoreductase: MTDRLDAVVLCARHFRSSRTVTGEGFEATFALLYLSRFVLSYELLDLLGAAPRPVILNVAGPGSGVDAIGWDDLGGAHGYDGGRALAQGGQLNDLLGVEFAHQRAAPAVAYVLLHPGIVDTALSGDYDDADAAAVAELRTRARPVSEAVGPLLAVLDNPPHATLSAIRDDQSIDLTQATDPELAHRLFGLTTAMLAQFTSARPGVDRQRLRRLLDSPVFATVATLAADGAPHQSVVWVDREGEDIVFSVAVGSVKERNLRRDPRVNILVSPPSEPYTYAAVSGTATLAPDAAGATLDRLARKYTGTDYADHHEQAAARRAPMVIARVRPARIVGRL, encoded by the coding sequence TTGACCGACCGGCTCGACGCGGTCGTGCTGTGTGCCCGCCACTTCCGTTCCTCCCGCACCGTCACCGGTGAGGGTTTCGAGGCGACTTTCGCGTTGCTCTACCTGAGCCGATTCGTGCTCAGCTACGAACTGCTCGATCTCCTCGGTGCCGCGCCGCGTCCGGTCATTCTCAACGTGGCCGGGCCCGGCAGCGGGGTCGATGCCATCGGCTGGGATGACCTCGGCGGCGCCCACGGCTACGACGGCGGTCGCGCTCTCGCGCAGGGTGGCCAGCTCAACGACCTGCTCGGAGTCGAGTTCGCCCACCAACGAGCAGCCCCCGCTGTCGCGTACGTCCTGCTGCATCCCGGAATCGTCGACACCGCCCTGTCGGGTGACTACGACGACGCCGATGCTGCCGCCGTGGCCGAGCTCCGCACGCGGGCGCGCCCAGTCTCCGAGGCCGTCGGCCCGCTGCTGGCCGTCCTCGACAACCCGCCCCACGCCACCCTGAGCGCGATCCGTGACGATCAGTCGATCGACCTCACTCAGGCGACAGATCCCGAGCTCGCTCATCGCCTGTTCGGACTGACCACGGCCATGCTCGCCCAGTTCACCTCGGCCCGACCCGGCGTCGACCGGCAGCGGCTGCGCCGCCTGCTCGACTCGCCGGTCTTCGCCACCGTCGCCACCCTGGCTGCGGACGGCGCTCCTCACCAGAGCGTGGTGTGGGTCGATCGTGAGGGCGAGGACATTGTTTTCAGCGTCGCCGTCGGGAGCGTCAAGGAACGCAACCTTCGCCGCGATCCCCGGGTGAACATCCTGGTCAGTCCACCCAGCGAGCCCTACACCTACGCCGCCGTCAGCGGTACTGCCACGCTTGCGCCGGACGCGGCCGGTGCGACCCTCGACCGCCTCGCGCGCAAGTACACGGGCACCGACTACGCCGACCACCACGAACAAGCCGCTGCTCGGCGTGCTCCCATGGTCATCGCCCGCGTCCGCCCCGCCCGGATCGTCGGCCGGCTCTGA